In Pseudobythopirellula maris, a single window of DNA contains:
- a CDS encoding undecaprenyl-diphosphate phosphatase — protein MSLLEIILLAIVQGLTEFLPVSSSGHLVVANALLGALGYPPAKDLIEVSIVLHLGTLLSVLVYYRREIARLVGEDRRVLPLLVLGTVPAAIVGVGIKKGLSDAASDAVLENVLLAGLMFPVTAALLVWGTRHRGGDERYQSLGWRGVLAIGSLQALAILPGISRSGATIAAGLGVGLDRRSASTFAFLLAIPAILGAGLLEGLEVMESGSTGTPVANLAAGFAVAFAVGLGALALLIRLVQRGHLDRFAWYLVPLGVAVVAWRLVG, from the coding sequence ATGTCGCTCCTCGAAATCATCCTGCTGGCCATCGTGCAGGGTCTCACCGAGTTCCTGCCCGTCAGCTCCTCCGGGCACTTGGTGGTGGCGAACGCGCTGCTGGGGGCCCTGGGGTACCCGCCGGCCAAGGACCTCATTGAAGTGAGCATCGTGCTGCACCTCGGCACACTGCTGTCGGTGCTGGTTTACTACCGGCGGGAAATCGCCCGCCTCGTGGGCGAAGACCGCCGCGTGTTGCCGCTGTTGGTGCTCGGCACCGTGCCGGCGGCCATCGTGGGCGTGGGGATCAAGAAGGGGCTCAGCGACGCGGCGTCGGACGCCGTGCTAGAGAACGTGCTCTTGGCGGGCCTGATGTTCCCCGTCACCGCGGCGCTGCTCGTTTGGGGCACACGCCACCGCGGCGGCGACGAGCGTTACCAGTCGCTCGGCTGGCGCGGCGTGCTGGCGATCGGCTCGCTGCAAGCGCTTGCCATCCTGCCGGGCATCTCGCGCAGCGGGGCGACGATCGCCGCCGGCTTGGGCGTCGGGCTCGACCGCCGCAGCGCGTCGACCTTCGCCTTCCTGCTGGCGATCCCCGCGATCCTAGGCGCCGGCCTGCTCGAAGGACTTGAGGTCATGGAGAGCGGCTCGACCGGCACGCCGGTCGCCAACCTGGCCGCCGGCTTCGCCGTGGCGTTCGCCGTTGGCCTGGGAGCGCTGGCGCTGCTGATCCGACTGGTCCAGCGTGGCCACCTGGACCGCTTCGCCTGGTACCTCGTGCCGCTCGGCGTAGCGGTGGTGGCGTGGCGGCTGGTGGGGTAA
- a CDS encoding cysteine desulfurase has product MVHPPTIADVNEADLLPESLREDFPILQQTVHGDKPLVFLDSAASSQRPRQVTQALVDCYEQDYANVHRGIHVLSERATDAYELARAKVRDFIGAEHSREVVFTAGTTASINTVARSWGDANLAAGDEILVTPMEHHSNLVPWFQLAERTGAVIKHVAMTDDGRLLPEAFDEAINERTKVVAFTAVSNTLGTVNPVKEIAAKARAAGAISVVDAAQSAPHMTTDVRQLGVDFLAFSAHKLCGPSGVGVLYGREALLEAMPPFLGGGSMINRVYDDHFTPAGLPAKFEAGTPPIAPAIGLGAAIDYLQAIGLGRIHAHEAALVGYAWRRLADIEGLRLLGPSPLEHGPEVRAGLVSFVLDRPHAHDIAQLLDRDGVAVRAGHHCTQPLHDRLGITASTRASFYLYTTRGEVDALADSLATVREKFRPTGRKRKPRSAGE; this is encoded by the coding sequence GTGGTTCATCCCCCAACGATCGCCGACGTGAACGAAGCCGACCTCCTGCCGGAGAGCCTGCGCGAGGATTTTCCGATCCTTCAGCAGACCGTGCACGGCGACAAACCGCTGGTGTTTCTCGACTCGGCCGCCAGCAGCCAGCGGCCGCGGCAGGTCACGCAGGCGCTGGTCGATTGCTACGAGCAGGACTACGCGAACGTCCATCGCGGCATTCATGTCCTCAGCGAGCGGGCGACCGACGCCTACGAGCTGGCACGGGCCAAGGTGCGCGACTTTATCGGCGCCGAGCACTCCCGCGAGGTTGTGTTCACCGCCGGCACGACGGCTTCGATCAACACCGTGGCCCGCTCGTGGGGCGACGCCAACCTCGCGGCCGGCGACGAGATCCTCGTCACGCCGATGGAGCACCACTCGAACCTCGTGCCGTGGTTCCAGCTCGCCGAGCGCACCGGGGCGGTGATCAAGCACGTTGCAATGACCGACGACGGCCGGCTGCTGCCCGAAGCGTTCGACGAGGCGATCAACGAGCGGACCAAGGTCGTGGCCTTTACGGCGGTGAGCAACACGCTTGGCACAGTGAACCCCGTCAAAGAGATCGCCGCCAAGGCGCGGGCCGCCGGGGCGATCAGCGTGGTCGACGCCGCCCAGAGCGCGCCGCACATGACGACCGACGTGCGGCAGCTCGGCGTCGATTTCCTCGCCTTCAGCGCCCACAAGCTGTGCGGGCCCTCGGGTGTCGGCGTGCTGTACGGCCGCGAGGCGTTGCTTGAGGCGATGCCGCCGTTCTTGGGTGGTGGGTCGATGATCAACCGGGTGTACGACGACCACTTCACCCCGGCCGGCCTGCCGGCCAAGTTCGAGGCGGGCACGCCGCCGATCGCCCCGGCCATCGGCCTGGGGGCGGCGATCGACTACTTGCAAGCCATTGGCTTGGGCCGGATCCACGCGCACGAGGCCGCGCTGGTCGGCTACGCCTGGCGGCGGCTCGCCGATATCGAGGGGCTGCGGCTGTTGGGGCCCTCGCCGCTGGAGCACGGGCCCGAGGTGCGGGCCGGGCTGGTGAGCTTCGTGCTCGACCGGCCGCACGCCCACGACATCGCCCAGCTGTTGGACCGCGACGGCGTCGCCGTCCGGGCCGGCCACCACTGCACCCAGCCGCTGCACGACCGATTGGGGATCACCGCAAGCACGCGGGCGAGCTTTTACCTCTACACCACGCGGGGCGAGGTCGACGCCCTGGCCGATTCGCTCGCCACCGTGCGCGAAAAATTCCGCCCCACGGGCCGCAAACGCAAGCCGCGTTCGGCAGGGGAATGA
- a CDS encoding SHD1 domain-containing protein, which yields MAATLTGVPAWGQRGAEQEYVLVEITNYKRLLQSDSAPIEIDEIFMALGDRELADANQLEETEGTDPLEVISRLMILSLPETGPSSWQSRNNVFRLAPVTDFDAFVAGIDYGEVVSSEPSERLVRVRVDPAELSDEKYADRLRRSGRSPRSQRGMPEGFRGGPPEGLPKSLARDFAEAFDNSGFGDRAFSDRVSENRFDEDDDLQEGDHVELLIAGEPYEAIVRSPDSLGRVRVVLVDKQRLAEKFSRRKQRTTIERLSELAFLAPRSSLYPIDPTKPGGSGFVLRTWSDRSGSYKIEAVYAGVDGDAVKLSKRDGEELRVPLDRLSADDQSYVRAAREQSAQDKGNPFASAANPFSGARSVLALLKKPDFASLKEIRGKEFASWQFSPNDYAVSPKRAFTMTKAVELTPLPDQGNRGEEMITLDISRDGRRAIVQRKVDGGSSRDRVFLEMLDLAGRRSAGLIELPQYTKALAVRPESALVLLGGTHFNDDMNTKVTLAKITRGGLKTIALWEPSPRDTRRRGVDQAWFTGPRHALLGVARSDPVLWDLVEAKAVFKIPVGDRFYVQRLGAMGRLLAVGSESSVSLLDLRKGRHLATVEHDLSRLEAVGLSDDCTRLIASSIDQIAAWDLADGSPLGKLTKSKPTSDERLDWVDDMLVLADGQRLYDLNRGIMLWEYGVSTRGGLASETANGRIWYGPRNEDGQDPYIASIEVPHHEARAHSRVLGEQQAFLAARPGDPFELIIETDQGAVAERDIEAKLTDAVQNAGFAVADSAPLQVRVVYTRLPERDLRIRNWNEPPWTKKFVIKTIRPFASALVLTDGEDNVLWRRGWLAEPMGIINMREGESLDDALERLTSPNPDWLSHIEFPKKLTKPGPVTEEGAYGYSRLSIHGVASNRTEAKE from the coding sequence ATGGCGGCCACCCTCACCGGCGTTCCGGCTTGGGGCCAACGGGGAGCCGAGCAGGAGTACGTGCTTGTCGAGATCACGAACTACAAACGTCTTCTGCAATCCGACTCGGCCCCGATCGAGATCGACGAGATCTTCATGGCGCTCGGCGACAGGGAGCTAGCCGATGCCAACCAGCTGGAGGAGACCGAGGGAACCGACCCCCTCGAAGTGATCTCTCGCCTGATGATTCTGTCATTGCCCGAGACGGGCCCCAGCAGTTGGCAAAGCCGGAACAACGTGTTTCGACTAGCGCCGGTCACGGACTTCGACGCCTTCGTGGCGGGAATCGATTACGGCGAGGTCGTGTCAAGCGAGCCGAGCGAGCGGCTGGTTCGAGTGCGTGTCGACCCCGCTGAATTGAGCGACGAGAAGTACGCCGACCGCCTGCGACGCAGCGGCAGAAGCCCACGCTCGCAGCGGGGCATGCCGGAGGGATTTCGAGGGGGACCTCCGGAGGGACTCCCGAAGAGCTTAGCCAGGGATTTTGCAGAGGCATTCGACAACTCGGGCTTTGGCGATCGGGCATTCTCAGATCGGGTCTCGGAGAACAGGTTCGACGAGGACGACGACTTGCAGGAGGGTGACCATGTCGAGCTCTTGATCGCCGGCGAGCCATATGAGGCGATCGTTCGGTCGCCGGATAGTTTAGGCAGGGTCCGAGTGGTGCTCGTCGACAAGCAGAGGTTGGCCGAGAAGTTCAGCCGCCGCAAGCAACGGACCACCATCGAGAGGCTCTCCGAACTGGCGTTTCTCGCCCCACGCTCGAGCCTGTACCCGATTGACCCCACCAAGCCTGGTGGGAGCGGATTCGTACTCCGCACGTGGTCCGACCGCAGCGGCTCGTACAAGATTGAGGCCGTGTACGCAGGCGTCGATGGCGATGCGGTGAAACTCAGCAAACGCGACGGCGAGGAACTCCGCGTGCCGCTCGACCGGCTTTCGGCCGATGACCAGTCGTACGTTCGCGCAGCTCGTGAACAGAGCGCCCAGGATAAGGGCAACCCGTTCGCCTCGGCTGCCAACCCCTTTTCTGGCGCACGGAGCGTTCTCGCGCTGCTGAAGAAACCCGACTTCGCTTCGCTCAAAGAGATCCGTGGCAAAGAATTCGCGTCCTGGCAGTTCAGCCCCAACGATTACGCCGTCAGCCCGAAACGCGCTTTCACGATGACCAAGGCGGTCGAACTCACGCCGCTGCCTGACCAAGGCAACCGGGGCGAAGAGATGATCACGCTCGATATCTCCCGCGACGGCCGCCGGGCGATCGTGCAGAGAAAGGTCGATGGCGGCTCTTCCAGGGACCGCGTCTTTCTCGAGATGCTCGACCTCGCCGGGAGGCGATCGGCCGGTCTGATCGAGCTACCCCAGTATACCAAGGCGCTCGCCGTACGCCCCGAGAGCGCCCTCGTGCTGCTCGGCGGCACTCACTTTAATGACGACATGAACACCAAGGTGACCCTGGCGAAGATCACCCGCGGCGGGCTTAAGACGATCGCCCTGTGGGAGCCCAGCCCCCGCGATACGCGTAGGCGCGGCGTCGATCAAGCGTGGTTCACCGGTCCGCGGCACGCCCTGCTGGGAGTCGCTCGCAGCGACCCGGTCTTGTGGGACCTCGTCGAGGCGAAGGCCGTTTTCAAGATTCCCGTCGGCGATCGTTTTTACGTGCAAAGACTCGGCGCAATGGGCCGGTTGCTTGCCGTAGGATCCGAATCCTCCGTGTCGCTGCTCGACCTGCGCAAGGGACGTCACCTGGCCACGGTGGAGCACGATCTCAGTCGCCTCGAAGCGGTCGGGCTCAGCGACGATTGCACCCGTTTGATCGCTTCATCGATCGACCAAATCGCCGCATGGGACCTGGCCGACGGCAGCCCGCTCGGCAAACTGACTAAGAGCAAACCGACCAGCGACGAGCGGCTTGATTGGGTTGACGACATGCTCGTGCTGGCCGACGGCCAAAGACTATATGACCTGAATCGCGGCATTATGCTGTGGGAGTACGGGGTCTCAACACGCGGCGGCCTCGCCAGCGAGACGGCCAACGGGCGGATCTGGTACGGCCCCCGCAACGAAGACGGCCAAGACCCCTACATCGCGTCGATCGAAGTCCCCCATCACGAGGCGCGTGCGCACTCGCGGGTTTTGGGAGAGCAACAAGCATTCCTGGCGGCCAGGCCGGGCGACCCTTTCGAACTGATCATCGAGACCGACCAGGGCGCAGTCGCCGAACGCGACATCGAGGCCAAGTTAACCGACGCGGTTCAGAACGCCGGGTTCGCGGTCGCCGACTCGGCGCCGCTGCAGGTGCGGGTGGTCTACACCCGACTCCCCGAGCGGGATTTGCGGATCCGAAACTGGAACGAACCGCCGTGGACGAAGAAATTTGTGATCAAGACGATCCGCCCCTTCGCCAGCGCGTTGGTGCTCACCGATGGAGAGGACAACGTCTTGTGGCGTCGTGGTTGGCTAGCCGAACCCATGGGCATCATCAACATGCGAGAAGGCGAGTCGCTCGACGACGCGCTCGAGCGGCTCACAAGCCCCAACCCCGACTGGCTCTCTCACATCGAGTTCCCAAAGAAACTGACGAAACCAGGCCCCGTGACCGAGGAAGGCGCCTACGGCTACTCAAGGCTGTCGATCCACGGCGTGGCTAGCAACCGGACCGAAGCGAAAGAGTGA
- a CDS encoding beta-hydroxyacyl-ACP dehydratase, whose protein sequence is MRWFWVDRFTEYAAGSHAVGVKGVSLADDHMHDHWDVYPVMPNSLIAEGMAQTAGLLVSELYDFQELVVLAKFTKLAFSGLARPGDSLVYRAEIGRRVDVGAQCTVTAHIGDRQQAEAEIFFARLAKGEGAEASETGRDERGLPARLFDPVDLVRWLHTTDVFRVGLRTDGTPMKPEQYGLPTLCTSA, encoded by the coding sequence ATGCGTTGGTTCTGGGTCGATCGCTTTACCGAATACGCCGCCGGCTCGCACGCCGTGGGGGTCAAGGGCGTGTCGCTGGCCGACGACCACATGCACGACCACTGGGACGTCTACCCGGTGATGCCCAACTCGCTGATCGCCGAGGGGATGGCCCAAACGGCCGGCCTGCTGGTGAGCGAGCTGTACGACTTCCAAGAGCTGGTCGTGCTGGCCAAGTTCACCAAGCTCGCGTTCAGCGGCCTCGCCCGACCGGGCGACTCGCTCGTGTACCGGGCCGAGATCGGCCGCCGGGTCGACGTCGGCGCCCAGTGCACGGTGACCGCCCACATCGGCGACCGCCAGCAGGCCGAGGCCGAGATCTTTTTCGCCCGCTTGGCGAAAGGAGAAGGCGCCGAGGCGTCGGAAACCGGCCGCGACGAGCGCGGCCTGCCGGCCCGGCTGTTCGATCCGGTGGACCTGGTGCGCTGGCTGCACACGACCGACGTGTTCCGCGTGGGCCTCCGCACGGACGGAACGCCGATGAAGCCCGAGCAATACGGCCTGCCGACACTCTGTACTTCTGCTTAA
- a CDS encoding MBL fold metallo-hydrolase — MFHYEDGLMLTGPRLAIDFRRRQPRSFVSHAHADHMGRHELALCTPETAALYRARMSPKLATLEMPWDEAIEYGPLRLTATPAGHCMGSAMLLADDGAERLLYTGDYKLGESLTARPADPPQADILVMESTFGRPRYRMPPRKVVIEQLLELVHAALADGRTPVIHAYAMGKSQEVTKILTTHGVPVLQHPEIYRISQVYEGCGVALASPGADYAAYAGRPLAGHAVITTPPSMKGYRLAELGRVTSFAVTGWAIDPSTKYRQRVDHALPLSDHADYDELVETVRRVEPKRVLCTHGPVDFVDDLLGLGFNAEPLEPQRQGRLF; from the coding sequence ATGTTCCACTACGAAGACGGTTTGATGCTCACCGGGCCGCGGCTGGCGATCGACTTCCGCCGTCGGCAGCCGCGGTCGTTCGTCTCGCACGCCCACGCCGACCATATGGGCCGGCACGAGCTGGCGCTCTGCACGCCAGAGACCGCCGCGCTCTACCGGGCGCGGATGAGCCCCAAGCTCGCGACGCTCGAGATGCCTTGGGACGAAGCGATCGAGTACGGCCCGCTGCGGCTCACGGCCACGCCGGCCGGGCACTGCATGGGCTCGGCGATGCTGCTGGCCGACGACGGCGCCGAGCGGCTGCTCTACACGGGCGACTACAAGCTGGGCGAGTCGCTCACCGCCCGGCCGGCCGACCCGCCCCAGGCGGACATCCTGGTGATGGAGTCGACCTTCGGCAGGCCGCGCTACCGCATGCCGCCCCGCAAGGTGGTGATAGAGCAGCTCCTCGAGCTGGTGCACGCCGCGCTGGCAGACGGCCGCACGCCGGTCATCCACGCCTACGCGATGGGCAAGTCGCAGGAAGTGACCAAGATCCTCACCACCCACGGCGTGCCGGTGTTGCAGCACCCGGAGATCTACCGCATCAGCCAGGTGTACGAGGGGTGCGGCGTGGCGCTAGCCTCGCCCGGGGCCGACTACGCCGCCTACGCCGGCCGCCCGCTCGCCGGGCACGCCGTCATCACGACCCCGCCCAGCATGAAGGGCTACCGGCTGGCCGAGCTCGGGCGGGTCACGTCGTTCGCCGTGACCGGCTGGGCGATCGACCCGTCGACCAAGTACCGCCAGCGGGTCGACCACGCGTTGCCCCTCTCCGACCACGCCGACTACGACGAGCTCGTCGAGACGGTCCGTCGTGTGGAGCCCAAGCGCGTCCTCTGCACGCACGGCCCCGTGGACTTTGTCGACGACCTGCTGGGCCTTGGCTTCAACGCCGAGCCGCTCGAACCGCAACGCCAGGGCCGGCTGTTTTAG
- a CDS encoding acyl carrier protein — MPDKEEIFAKVQEALVDALGVEDDEVTPEATLQGDLDAESIDFLDIVFRLEKSFNIKIERGELFPEDILTNSEYVTDGKVNDTGLAKLKERMPFADLSGFESDPQVQKLGKQLTVQDMCNFVEHKLAAAA, encoded by the coding sequence ATGCCCGACAAAGAAGAGATTTTCGCCAAGGTGCAAGAGGCTCTCGTCGACGCCCTGGGCGTTGAAGACGACGAGGTCACGCCCGAGGCGACCCTGCAAGGCGACCTCGACGCCGAGAGCATCGACTTCCTGGACATCGTGTTCCGGCTCGAGAAGTCGTTCAACATCAAGATCGAGCGCGGCGAGCTGTTCCCCGAGGACATCCTCACCAACAGCGAGTACGTGACCGACGGCAAGGTCAACGACACCGGCCTGGCCAAGCTCAAGGAGCGGATGCCGTTCGCCGACCTCAGCGGCTTCGAGAGCGACCCGCAGGTGCAGAAGCTCGGCAAGCAGCTCACCGTGCAAGACATGTGCAACTTTGTCGAGCACAAGCTCGCCGCGGCGGCGTGA
- the sufU gene encoding Fe-S cluster assembly sulfur transfer protein SufU, with protein MPTEEEIYQEHILDHYEDPFHRGELAGATHAHEDKNPLCGDVVKIELVMDDDGRVKDCMFSGDGCVISQASASMLLEELHGKTIEEVQKFSAEDMLKLYGPRLTPNRQKCCLLSWRVIQLAIHSPVES; from the coding sequence ATGCCCACCGAGGAAGAGATTTACCAGGAGCACATCCTCGACCACTACGAGGACCCGTTCCACCGCGGCGAGCTCGCCGGGGCGACGCACGCGCACGAGGACAAGAACCCGCTCTGCGGCGACGTCGTAAAGATCGAACTCGTCATGGACGACGACGGCCGGGTGAAGGACTGCATGTTCTCGGGCGACGGCTGTGTGATCAGCCAGGCGAGCGCCTCGATGCTGCTCGAAGAGCTCCACGGCAAGACGATCGAAGAGGTGCAGAAGTTCTCGGCCGAGGACATGCTGAAGCTCTACGGCCCCAGGCTCACGCCCAACCGCCAGAAGTGCTGCCTGCTCTCGTGGCGCGTGATCCAACTGGCGATCCATTCGCCGGTGGAGTCTTGA
- a CDS encoding beta-ketoacyl-[acyl-carrier-protein] synthase family protein yields the protein MRNRVVVTGVGCVTPLGTTVAELWDNLVAGKSAVGPTTLFDAKNFPTKIAAEVRDWSIASVGEDEKEWEGRGRHTRFAAGAARQAMDDSGLLGTVEPERLGVYLGAGEGQQDFQAFSKMMTAALESGELDLSVFVQQGLVHLDPQLELEQEPNMPAGYLAAMFDAQGPNFNCLTACAASSQAIGEATEIIRRGDADAMISGGAHSMIHPFGVSGFNLLTALSTRNDEPHRASRPFERHRDGFVLGEGAAMVVLEEYEHAKKRGATIYGEILGYGTTADAFRITDTHPEGRGATTCLNMALKDAGKNTDEIDYVNAHGTSTSVNDRVETLALKQALGEHAYKTPVSSTKSMMGHLIAAAGATELIICLMAMRHNIAPPTINYEEADPDCDLDYVPNEARQVECKTVASNSFGFGGQNITLVAGEV from the coding sequence ATGCGTAATCGAGTCGTGGTGACGGGCGTTGGCTGTGTCACGCCGTTGGGGACCACCGTTGCCGAGCTGTGGGACAACCTCGTGGCCGGCAAGAGCGCCGTGGGTCCGACCACGCTGTTCGACGCCAAGAACTTTCCCACCAAGATCGCCGCCGAGGTGCGCGACTGGTCGATCGCCTCGGTGGGCGAGGACGAGAAGGAGTGGGAGGGCCGCGGCCGCCACACCCGCTTCGCCGCCGGCGCGGCGCGGCAGGCGATGGACGACTCGGGCCTGCTGGGCACGGTCGAGCCCGAGCGGCTTGGCGTGTACCTCGGCGCCGGCGAGGGGCAGCAAGACTTCCAGGCGTTCAGCAAGATGATGACCGCCGCGCTCGAGAGCGGCGAGCTGGACCTCTCGGTCTTCGTGCAGCAGGGGCTCGTCCACCTCGACCCGCAGCTCGAGCTCGAGCAAGAGCCCAACATGCCGGCCGGCTACCTGGCCGCGATGTTCGACGCCCAGGGGCCCAACTTCAACTGCCTCACCGCCTGCGCCGCTAGCAGCCAGGCGATCGGCGAGGCGACCGAGATCATCCGTCGCGGCGACGCCGACGCGATGATCTCCGGCGGCGCCCACAGCATGATCCACCCGTTCGGCGTGTCGGGATTCAACCTGCTCACGGCGCTCTCCACCCGCAACGACGAGCCGCACCGCGCGAGCCGGCCGTTCGAGCGCCACCGCGACGGCTTCGTGCTGGGCGAGGGCGCCGCGATGGTCGTGCTCGAGGAGTACGAGCACGCCAAGAAACGCGGCGCGACGATCTACGGCGAGATCTTGGGCTACGGCACGACGGCCGACGCCTTCCGCATCACCGACACCCACCCCGAGGGGCGCGGCGCCACCACCTGCCTGAACATGGCGCTCAAGGACGCCGGCAAGAACACGGACGAGATCGACTACGTGAACGCCCACGGCACGAGCACGAGCGTCAACGACCGCGTCGAGACGCTCGCCCTGAAGCAGGCGCTCGGCGAGCACGCCTACAAGACGCCCGTTTCGAGCACCAAGAGCATGATGGGCCACCTCATCGCCGCCGCCGGCGCCACGGAGCTGATCATCTGCCTGATGGCGATGCGGCACAACATCGCGCCGCCGACGATCAACTACGAAGAGGCCGACCCCGACTGCGACCTCGACTACGTGCCGAATGAGGCCCGCCAAGTCGAGTGCAAAACCGTGGCGAGCAACAGCTTCGGCTTCGGCGGGCAGAACATCACGCTCGTGGCGGGCGAGGTTTGA
- a CDS encoding 3-hydroxyacyl-ACP dehydratase FabZ family protein — protein MRFWLIDAIESFEPGVGLTASKNVSYSEEYLQDHFPEFPVLPGVFQLEAATQAAAWYLRMAEGHAHSVVTLKEAKNVKYADFVSPGDRLTIRLELVKQDDRDAMFKVTGGVGEKTSLTGRIVVERFNLADTDPSQAEADAHLRKNQREILQAIHPAGVALLSREPAGAS, from the coding sequence ATGCGTTTCTGGCTGATCGACGCGATCGAGAGCTTTGAGCCCGGGGTTGGCCTGACGGCGTCGAAGAACGTTTCGTACAGCGAAGAGTACCTGCAGGACCACTTCCCGGAGTTCCCGGTCCTGCCGGGCGTTTTCCAGCTCGAGGCGGCCACCCAGGCGGCGGCTTGGTACCTGAGGATGGCCGAGGGCCACGCCCACAGCGTCGTCACGCTCAAAGAAGCCAAGAACGTCAAGTACGCCGACTTCGTTTCGCCCGGCGACCGGCTCACGATCCGGCTGGAGCTTGTGAAGCAAGACGACCGCGACGCGATGTTCAAAGTGACCGGCGGAGTGGGAGAAAAGACCTCACTCACCGGCCGCATCGTTGTCGAGCGTTTCAATTTGGCCGATACCGACCCGAGCCAGGCCGAGGCCGACGCCCACCTCCGCAAGAACCAACGCGAAATCCTGCAAGCGATCCACCCGGCGGGCGTGGCGCTGCTGTCCCGAGAGCCAGCCGGCGCCAGCTAG